AGTTATCTTAATGATATATTGAAGGATACCAAGGCACTGCTATGGCTGTAGTCAATCTGAAAGACAGAGAGATCGAATGCAAGATAGTCTTTTATGGCCCAGGTCGATGTGGTAAAACCACAAATCTTGAATATATTTTCAAGGCCTTTAAAAAACAGGTCTCGGGCGAAATGGTATCGATAAATACAGAAGGTGATCGAACACTTTTTTTTGACTTTCTCCCCATCGGATTAGGGAAAATTAACGGTTGTGATGTCAAGGTTCAGCTTTTTACTGTTCCTGGCCAGCAGCAGTATAGTTCGACCAGAAAGCTTGTTCTAAAGGGAGTCGATGGCGTAGTTTTTGTGGCGGATTCCTTAAAAGTCAGACGTGAAAAAAATATGATTTCCCTAAAGGATCTTCAGCAGAATTTGAAGGATTATGGAATGAATATAGCTAAAGTTCCGTTGGTCCTTCAATACAATAAAAGGGATCTTGAGCAGGAGGGAATCCCCTTAATGCCTCTTGAGCAGATGGAAAGCGAACTTAACAGGCAGCTGCAGGTGCCTTCTTTCCCGGCCAGCGCTGTATCAGGCGATGGAGTTGGTCAGACTCTAAAAGCATGTCTGAAGCTTACCCTCGAATCTCTTCAGCGTCAATTCCAATGGGCGAAATAGTGTCGGGTCATCATGGTTGATAGAATTGACTTAGAAGGTAGCTTGAGATTTCTTGGAGTTCCTGATCTTATCCAGCTTCTAGGATCCAACGCAAATACCGGAGTTCTAAGCCTGAAAACGCCATTAATCCCTGATGAAGGCCAGATTTTTATATATAATGGCAATCCTGTGGATGCCAAGCTTGGCAACGATTCGGGCGCCAAGGTTATCTTTTCTTTTTTCGGATGGAGCGACGGCTCGTTCAGATTCATTCAGAAACCTGTCGATC
Above is a genomic segment from Desulforegula conservatrix Mb1Pa containing:
- a CDS encoding GTP-binding protein, with translation MAVVNLKDREIECKIVFYGPGRCGKTTNLEYIFKAFKKQVSGEMVSINTEGDRTLFFDFLPIGLGKINGCDVKVQLFTVPGQQQYSSTRKLVLKGVDGVVFVADSLKVRREKNMISLKDLQQNLKDYGMNIAKVPLVLQYNKRDLEQEGIPLMPLEQMESELNRQLQVPSFPASAVSGDGVGQTLKACLKLTLESLQRQFQWAK